Within Methyloversatilis discipulorum, the genomic segment ATGAGCTCCATCATTCCGTTCGACAAGGATGACCCGTTCAACCCGATCAACCGTCGCATCAGCATCATCGTGCTGAACCGCGATACCGAACAGGCGATGCTGTCGGACGGACGTTCGGTCAACGTCGAGGACGTGGCCGGTGCAGCCGGCGCGGTCACGCCACCTTGATCAAGTTCCGCGCGGCGCTGCCGTAAAGCTCGAAGTCAGTCCGTATCGTTGCCACTCGATGCCCGATGCCATGAAAATAAAACCGATCGCCCTTCTTGCCGCCTGGACTGGATCCGCATTGTGTGCCGGCACCGCCGCCCTGCTGGCGCCGCAGTCCATGCTGCCCGTGCTGGCTGCCGTTGCCGCTGCCGCGCTGCTGTGGACGCTGACGGTGCTGCTGTCCGGTCGTACGGCAGTGGAGACGCCGGACGAGGCGCACAGCGTCAGGGCCGAGCCCGATGCTGCGCATCAGCGTGTGGTGGGCGGTTCCGACTCGGTTCATGACCAGTGCATCCGGATAAACGAGGAACTGACACGCGTGCAGCAGCTGCTGCACGAAGCGATCGGCGGCCTCACCCAGAGCTTCCACAACATGCACGGCGAAACCACGAGCCAGCGCGAGACTGCAATGGCGCTGACCGGCGGTGACGGCAGCGAACAGTTCGACTTCGCGAGCTTCGTCGACGAAACCTCCGGCACCATGCAGCGCGTCGTCGATAGCGTGGTCCACAACAGCAAGCTGGGCATGGAGCTGGTCGAGCTGACCGAGGGCATCGCCCGCGAAACCGAGGGCGTGCGCGCCCTGCTCGGCGAGATCGGCGGCATTTCCAAGCAGACCAATCTGCTCGCACTGAATGCGGCGATCGAGGCGGCGCGCGCTGGCGAGGCCGGCCGCGGCTTTGCGGTGGTGGCCGACGAGGTGCGCGACCTGTCGGCGCGCACCAGCGACTTCAGCCAGCAGATCGTCACCCTGGTCGACCGCGTGCAGGCCAACGTGAAGATGACCGAGTCGGCGCTGGCTCATATGGCTGCCCAGGACATGACCTTCGCG encodes:
- a CDS encoding methyl-accepting chemotaxis protein, with protein sequence MKIKPIALLAAWTGSALCAGTAALLAPQSMLPVLAAVAAAALLWTLTVLLSGRTAVETPDEAHSVRAEPDAAHQRVVGGSDSVHDQCIRINEELTRVQQLLHEAIGGLTQSFHNMHGETTSQRETAMALTGGDGSEQFDFASFVDETSGTMQRVVDSVVHNSKLGMELVELTEGIARETEGVRALLGEIGGISKQTNLLALNAAIEAARAGEAGRGFAVVADEVRDLSARTSDFSQQIVTLVDRVQANVKMTESALAHMAAQDMTFALESKTRVETVVRGLEMLHQRRQRSIVDLGASVERVDQAVAHAVTSLQFQDMTAQLIGHVQKRIDAIDGVCASVRELSRAAALGHASPELAQRVDDALAHLAVVDSTNPVAQKAYQEGEIELF